Proteins encoded in a region of the Vicia villosa cultivar HV-30 ecotype Madison, WI linkage group LG5, Vvil1.0, whole genome shotgun sequence genome:
- the LOC131605599 gene encoding F-box/LRR-repeat protein 13-like translates to MSDFIQEDMIRDKTKRRRHYEDGNKQEGEDRLSDLPDCIVLHILSFLNTKHVVQTCVLSTRWKHLWKHIPSIILHPLRFTTNNHFVAFVSNILSIRHNSTALHVLDLICPADIEPQLVKRILNYVFSHNTHLQQLRIGVCGDIPFVLRCVSSCHALTSLWLSLYSNDNDGSNTRPLFPKSLNMPSLTTLNLTNFVFSGGDPFLGFTKLNSLVILSCFVKDVQILNISNDSLVNLAIRHSQLAIVPILNISSESLVDLVMHNNAFDIAKIHLSTPSLCSFTFTSSRVPKIYGSGLSSVKQVIIEPCVLSNWVKYPLHLFNWLLDFVNVKSLTVTSSTLQILSLLPNLLEVKLPSLFNLKSLEVELIPIHFGSLEYLMEKAMLKKATAKSLKEAAKLRKEFKGLKPPPIHDGMVDFLLQNSPSAQVNITTKYDDCFNLKQVAESVKGTENTCYRSQFAVPATPTSASAAAPASAAPPGLYLCHAENMATKVDSSESTLWPDTYSFLVLYLSLYFHASLIRYQIFHPNRYNTAV, encoded by the exons ATGTCTGATTTTATCCAAGAGGACATGATTCGAGATAAAACGAAAAGAAGAAGACATTATGAGGATGGAAATAAACAAGAAGGTGAAGACAGGCTCAGTGACTTGCCCGATTGTATTGTCCTTCACATTTTGTCATTTTTGAATACCAAACATGTTGTTCAAACTTGCGTTTTGTCCACCAGATGGAAACATCTCTGGAAACACATTCCATCTATTATACTGCACCCTTTAAGATTTACCACTAACAACCATTTTGTCGCATTTGTGTCTAACATTTTGTCTATCCGTCATAACTCAACTGCGCTTCATGTTCTTGACCTTATATGTCCGGCTGATATCGAGCCTCAACTCGTTAAAAGGATTTTAAACTATGTTTTTTCCCATAACACCCATCTCCAACAATTACGAATCGGTGTTTGTGGTGATATTCCTTTCGTTCTCCGCTGTGTTTCTTCATGTCACGCTCTTACATCTCTTTGGCTTTCACTTTACTCTAATGATAATGATGGTAGTAATACAAGACCATTATTTCCAAAATCTTTGAATATGCCATCATTGACCACCTTAAACCTAACAAATTTTGTCTTTTCTGGTGGTGACCCTTTTTTGGGCTTTACCAAGTTGAATAGTTTGGTCATTCTTAGTTGTTTTGTAAAGGATGTACAAATCCTCAACATATCAAATGACTCACTTGTCAATTTGGCTATACGTCATAGTCAACTTGCCATTGTACCAATCCTCAACATATCAAGTGAGTCACTTGTCGATTTGGTTATGCATAATAATGCATTTGACATTGCCAAAATCCACTTATCTACTCCGAGCCTTTGTAGCTTTACTTTTACTAGCAGCCGTGTTCCTAAAATATATGGGAGCGGTCTTTCTTCAGTTAAACAAGTGATTATTGAACCATGCGTGCTTTCAAATTGGGTGAAGTATCCTCTTCATCTTTTCAACTGGCTCCTAGACTTTGTCAATGTAAAATCATTGACAGTTACTTCAAGTACTCTTCAG ATTCTCTCCTTACTTCCTAATTTATTGGAAGTTAAGCTCCCTTCTTTGTTTAACCTGAAGTCATTGGAAGTAGAACTGATACCAATTCATTTTGGATCACTAGAATATTTAATGGAAAAGGCCATGTTAAAGAAAGCTACTGCCAAGTCACTTAAAGAAGCTGCAAAGTTAAGAAAGGAATTTAAAGGTTTGAAACCACCTCCCATACATGATGGAATGGTTGATTTCTTGCTACAAAACTCTCCATCGGCACAAGTTAACATCACAACAAAGTATGACGATTGTTTTAATCTTAAGCAG GTTGCAGAATCTGTAAAGGGCACGGAGAACACTTGCTATCGTTCACAATTTGCCGTGCCTGCCACCCCCACTTCTGCTTCTGCCGCTGCACCAGCCTCTGCTGCACCACCCGGTCTTTATCTCTGTCACGCTGAAAAT ATGGCAACTAAGGTTGACAGCAGTGAATCAACTCTTTGGCCTGACACATACAGTTTTCTTGTACTGTATTTATCATTATACTTTCACGCAAGCCTCATACGCTATCAAATTTTTCATCCTAACCGCTACAATACTGCAGTTTAG